TACGATAATCTCTCTCAACATCGCCCTGCTCTACTCTGCACTCTAGGGTGCTGAACCGACACAGAGGGAGTCGCCGGGGTCTGCTCTTGGAAGGAGGCGTCAATCATTAAGAGCACCGTAGATTCTAGCCTGGAGCAAGTTGATGTCTATGATGCCTTCGTCCTCAGGGTGTCAAACCTGCGGTTGCATTGAGACGTCCTGTGCAACCTGCCAGACTCCGGCCGATTGCTCTTGCTGTGTCTCCTGTTGCTGCGACAACAATCATGTCGCCTGGAGGCGCATGAGGATCGGAACTGGGATTAGGGTCGAATATCTGAGCACAGCGTGGATGACGGTCGAGGCCGCAGGTTCCATCGCATTTGGTCTCATGGCTGGTAGCCTAGCTCTCCTAGCATTCGGTGGCGACAGCGTGATTGAACTAATATCTGGTTTGGCCGTGCTTGCTTATCTGCGAAAGGATTCGAGCGGCACGGAAATGCATGGAAGCAGCCGAACCGCACAGGTCACGAGTGCCCTTCTCTTCGCGCTGATTCCAACGATCGGACTCGGGGCCACCTACTCATATCTTGCAGGACTCAGGCCGGAAGCCTCTCCACTCGGCATAACAGTGGGCATAGGAGCTGTCATCATGATGCCCTATCTTTGGCTTCAGAAAAGCAGGATAGGCAGGGAGACGCGGTCTCTACCTCTTTCGATGGACGCGATAGAATCAGTCACATGCTTCTTCATGTCCATAGCCCTCCTCGGCGGCTTGGTCGTTGAATACCTCACAGGGCTCTGGTGGGTCGACTATGTCGCCACTGGGGTGATACTAGCCTTCGTGGCGAGAGAAGCTGTCGAATCATATCACGAACTGCACGCAGAGTAACGGGTTTCTCAAGACTGGCGGAGCCACGCAACAAAACATCGAAGCCGAATAGTGGGGGGGGGAACTCCAAGCATACATGAGGTTCTCTGAGCAAACCGGGTCCGCGCTATCGTC
This sequence is a window from Nitrososphaerota archaeon. Protein-coding genes within it:
- a CDS encoding cation transporter, whose amino-acid sequence is MRIGTGIRVEYLSTAWMTVEAAGSIAFGLMAGSLALLAFGGDSVIELISGLAVLAYLRKDSSGTEMHGSSRTAQVTSALLFALIPTIGLGATYSYLAGLRPEASPLGITVGIGAVIMMPYLWLQKSRIGRETRSLPLSMDAIESVTCFFMSIALLGGLVVEYLTGLWWVDYVATGVILAFVAREAVESYHELHAE